The DNA segment TGTGCCGCCTTTGTGTCTGCACCATTGACGAACACCAACGGAGCCAGTTCATCTGCCATCGCAAAACCGCGAAACTCATCAGGATCGAGGCCGCGGCGGTTATTATTCAAAACTACGCCGCTGCACATAACGAGAATGCCCAGGGAATCTGCCTGCTCAATGAATCGGCGCAGCGCGTCCGTCCACGTTGGGATTTGGCGGCGTTCCTCAAGGTCAAACCCAAGGGTGTGCCGAATGCTTGCAGCGGTCCTTTCAACTTCGCTTGTTAACTCCACGGAGCCAACAAATGGGAGCGCCTTCCCGCCCATGGCCTGCGCAAAATCCCGATACCACTCCTGCCGTTGCTGGCAAATGTAGATAACGTCCAGGAGATCAGGACTCGGGCGCCTGATAGATTTGTTGCGACTTGCGCGCAGGTCAGGAATTGGGATGCGTTCAACTGGTGGTTCCGGTAGAAATAGGTACCCGACGGGTATGTAGGTGGCCTTGGCGAAGCGCTCGATTTGTTTAAGCGTTGGACGCACCGCACCGTGTTCCCAGGCATCAAGATGAGGAAAGGCGCGGGCGAAGTCACTCAGGTCAAACCCGGCACGCTCGCGCGCCCAGCGCAGCAACTCCGGCTTTACATGCACGCGTGTCATGGCGGCCCTCAAATTCAATCCCATTGTGACAGGAATCAGAACACCCAATTCTTCCTGCGCATCAGACCGAGCAGGTTGATACAAGATACGCCCAGATCACGGCAGACATCAGGGATGTAGTAATCCTTGGGCGGCTTTCGTTTTTCCAGAGCCGAAGTTTCCTGAGAAACGACGATTCCGCCGTTCAGTTTCGCCAGCGCAATCACATAAGCATCGGCGGATTCGTAAGCCGCCTTGGGATCCATCAAATCGGGATAATTTGCTTCAATTGCCGCGCCCTCGATCTGAATATCCGGGGTCATGGCAACAAACAATCCGGAGTGTGATTTTGCCCAGGCTCTCAGTCCTGGAGTTCCCACCGCATCGATTTCCTCCCTTACCAGCTCGACGGCGCCGCATCCGTTCGCGGCAATCATCTCTTCGATCACCCTCTCCAGGGACGCAAAAACATCCTGCGGATAGTAGCGGGCCTGCCAATCCATGAAGAAGCTGGTATCCAGCGAATAGATGCGCTCATTCGCCATCGTCGGCCGTCCTGGCGCTTCGGGTCCAGTCACGGAGTTCCATGCGGAGCATATCGAAGTGATCGAATCGCAGATCGAGGTGCCGGCAAGCTTCGACGGCGGTGATGCGATTCGAGTCAAGAGCTTCGACGACAAGTTGCGCCAGCGGGCGGCCGTTGCGGCCGAGGGATTTTTCGACAGGAGATGCAAAGCCGCCGGAACGGGGCTTCAGTGTCTTGAGGTATTCGACCCAGTCCCGTTTCCAGTCGGAGTATTCCTGCCAGGTAAGGACTCCTTCGA comes from the Terriglobia bacterium genome and includes:
- a CDS encoding DUF4411 family protein translates to MANERIYSLDTSFFMDWQARYYPQDVFASLERVIEEMIAANGCGAVELVREEIDAVGTPGLRAWAKSHSGLFVAMTPDIQIEGAAIEANYPDLMDPKAAYESADAYVIALAKLNGGIVVSQETSALEKRKPPKDYYIPDVCRDLGVSCINLLGLMRRKNWVF
- a CDS encoding XRE family transcriptional regulator — translated: MTRVHVKPELLRWARERAGFDLSDFARAFPHLDAWEHGAVRPTLKQIERFAKATYIPVGYLFLPEPPVERIPIPDLRASRNKSIRRPSPDLLDVIYICQQRQEWYRDFAQAMGGKALPFVGSVELTSEVERTAASIRHTLGFDLEERRQIPTWTDALRRFIEQADSLGILVMCSGVVLNNNRRGLDPDEFRGFAMADELAPLVFVNGADTKAAQMFTLAHELAHVWLGKSAVSDAQAAWIPEDEVESWCNRVAAEFLVPLAILEREYQKNAELGTEVGRLARQFKVSSLVILRRIYDAGGLTRERFWHEYNEESARLLAIPRASGGNFYLTQAARVSKRFARALVVSTLEGRSSFTEAFRLLGFKKMETFRDLGHSLGVVLP